A segment of the Gossypium hirsutum isolate 1008001.06 chromosome D10, Gossypium_hirsutum_v2.1, whole genome shotgun sequence genome:
ACTCTACAGAACATGTTTTGACGAAATAAAACGAATTTTTGATAAGCCTATATATTAGAAACAATTTTGATCAAACACTCATTAGTTTATCAATGCTTAATCCCTAACAGTGCCCATTCAAACATGCCAAATTATATTAACTCATATCCATCTACTTCGATCAAAACTATGAATCAAACCAAGTTAAGATTCCACCTTCAGTCCTCAAAATCTCCACCATTTTCCAACAAATAGTTTGCTGCCAATTCCTCGTTTCGGTCACAAGCCAAAAAGGCTTCAATCACAAGGGCTCTATCAAATCCCATTGCTTCAAGCTACAAACAAAAAACGAAATACTAATCATTAAACGTTCAAGTTGATCCAAATAAAAtagattacaaaaaaaaaaaaaggaatagcAACTGGTTAGCGTACTCGCTCAATGGCCTCCTGTTCTGCCGGGGTAACATTGATAGCATGAGGCATTTCTTGTTCAGCCTGATCAAATATATCCCTGAAAGCACCAGTTTTAAGTTTTTAACAATGCTAAGTTGATGCATAGATGGCATGACGATATCTAGTAAATACTCACCCTTCAGAACCTTCAAGAGGCTCATTTATTAGCTGAAGAAATTCTGCATGATGCTCTTGAATTAGCCTTAAAAGCTGGGGGTTCTGCTTTCCAAGCTCTTGTAGCATAGGCTGCAAATATAAGCAGATCAAATCCAGAACAATAGAAGTCATTGATGTTTTGCCTGTTATTAAGTGGTGTTATCATGCATCTACTGAATATAAACTTCCATATGGTTCTATAATCATGTTGAACCTTCTATATTTCATCAATTTGTGTTAGGGTGGATGCTTGTATCATATAGCCTAGTTGCTCTTCCTGTGTACTTGACTAATCCACATACAGTTGTCCATGTATATGCCTTTATTGAGCTAAAGGTGGGCGTTAAATGATATTATCTCAGATCTATTAAACTTGGTTTCCTGTGATCTTATATTCAATTTGAGCTCCTCCCCTTATTGCAAATAGGTTCTAGGTTCAATGCTTAATACTAGTTAAAACATAGAGATACGAACCTGCAGAATTTGTGGGTTCGATTGCACCATTGTTCGCAATGCTTGGAACTAAATGCAAGCAAAGATGCAGTTAGTATTTGTAAAATAAGTTAAAGTCTTCACAGTTGAggagaaagcaaaaaaaaaaaatgaaacctgTTGGTTGTTCCGGAGGAAATCCAGGGATCCATCTCCACCAGCAGCAGCCCCAGAAAGTGTTTCCTAGTATTAACTCAGCAAGTtaggaataaaaataataaccaacaaaaatcacccaagaaccaataaaatttaatgtgtaattgaaGGACATCAACAATATAACGTTTTACCTGAGGAAACATATTCAAAGGTGAAGAATTAGGAGCCCCTGAAACAGGAGCAGCAGGGGCAGCACCAGTTTCAGTAGTCTGACTTGTAGAAAAACGAGCCACTGGCACTGCCACTTCTGCTGATTCAGGAATCCCCTGAAGATAAAACAGCACCATAATCACATAAAAAGTAATGTTAGAATATAGCCTTAGATGCATTCATAAAGTTTTTAGACATACAGAATATAGATAATCCACTGCTCGCTCTGGGTTATTATAAGCAGCTCGAAGTGCACGAGTTACAGTTTCTTTGTCCCAATTGCCTCCACCCATATCCATCAATTGTTGGATAGTCTGCTCAAGATTATTACCAGCAACTAAATTCGAAGCAGCTTGACTATAGGTATCGGTTTGTTGACTGCAACAAGTTAAGACAAGATTTTCCAATTAAAAAAATCTTCAGAAAATACCAGAAAGGAGATGTGGTAGAGAGGTAGAGGGAGCTTTGATATACATTCTTTTAAGGAATAAAGAAGGACAAACAATCAGATAACACCTGGCAGTTTCTTACAACTTCTAGAATGGAGAATACTTCTAGAATTGTTGGTCAATAgacaatcaaaataaaacagaCAACTATTATTACAATAACAAAGGTCATAATAAGAGTACGAAGCAAACTAAAAATCGGTGCATTATTTTTCAATTAACAGTTGTACTGCTGAGTTCAGGAAAAATAGTTAACAGATCAAAATTATGCAAGATCAAAGCTGCTCTTACGAAGCCAACCTAGGAGGAAAAAAATATGACCTTCACATCTTTTACTTTTTCGGGTTTCAATAAGGGGAATAGCAATTGTCAACTTCAGTACTGAGACATGGAATAAATAATATGTCAACTTTCCGGGAAGAATATTCCTAATCTAGTCGAGAAGTAATGAAATAACTGATTCTTCATATAGTTGTTAGGTATACAACAAACAAAAAGGATAAGAATGTAAGTAATAAGTGCAGTCTTAGCTGCATTACCAGCAATGTGAGTCTTTTTTTTGGCCCCCTAAATGAGGCCATAATGACGttcttgaaaagttgaaaataccAACCAAATGGAAATCAAGGAACTACCTAAGAACTCCCATATTTAAGATCTTCATATAATTGAGGTATGTTCATACAACAAATAAAAAGGACAAGGATACAAGGATACGAGGATTGAAcgccccccccccaaaaaaaaaaagaaccctccaaatacatggagaaacttagaaaaaaaaattgaacatatcTATGTTGaatgaatttccagatctgacaCTCACTTAAATCTGAGCATCAGGAAGGAGGATATGCAGGAGGAAGAAAAATATCTGAATGAACTTACGATGCTTGTGCAGGAGCTCCTGTGGCAGGTGTAGAATTTGAAGAAGGTGCAGAAGCAGGAACAGTGGTAGATGGAGTTGATGACGCAGGCTGTTGGGGAAGACAATCAAAAGGTTGGTTATATACATAAACTGGAACATAATGCTCAACCTAATAATAAGAATGATTAACACGAATACGGAAACCTGAGCAGAAGAGGCTCCAGTTGAACCCAAAGACTTGCTCTGCCAAAAAAAACCaatgaattgaaaatatataagtaaataatagaAACTTCAAGTGCATACAAAGAGGTCCGGGTAAACcagaataatttttaaaaaaattattcagaGATATTAGACTACTCCACTCCATAGAAGAAGATAATAAAATGCAATCATGAAATATGTCACACTGTTTTTTGCAGAATAAAGCCTAAAACTTCCAATGAAAGCTCTCTAGTATACCATAAACATCACTTTCAAACAACCAGGGCAGCTTGTTAACAGGAATTGCAGGCAAATAACTAACAAGTATCCTCAGGATCCAATCTGAGTCTTCATTTAGGTAAACTCCTTGCTAAAATCAATTCAATTGCCAAAATTAACCCTCCGTAAGGATAATGAATCCATTAAGCTACTcagaaattaaattacttaaaacacCTTTTCATCAAATTCCCATCATGGATATCATATCACATATGCAAGTAGCtatcaaagtaaagaaaaaaaacacactaggaaaaagagaataaaagtaaaaaaaaaaaacactaattaaaaggtttttttttaatatataccttgctaagcatgacaaccagaAAACCATCTTCAGATACTTTATTTTCAGCTAAAGTAGTTTCATCTTTCAAAACCTTCCCATTATGAATCAACAGCTGTTGCCCACATGGATAATTGTCTTTCCCTTGTATATCTTCTATGTTTTTCTTCACAGCCATAACCTggtttaataaaaatagaaaataaacaagAAATGAACCTTTCAGccaaaattttaaaccctaataGTACCATAATTAAACAGCGACACAAGAGTGGGAGGGTGTAGTGAGAAGTAGAGAGATGGGGGGATTACGGTATCATTGGGCTGAACCCTAATTTCAAAGTGACTGCCTTTTAGGGTTTTGACGATGAGCTTCATTCCGGCGAATTGAGAAAGGGACAGGCAGGTGGCTTCAAATTGGGGATTTGAATCACAGAAAGGAAGAGAAGGAACCCTAGAACGGGGTTTTTATAGTGATCCTAAAATAATCAGAATAAAGGGTTGTAGGCTGCCTTTTTCTAAAATacttgcttaattttttttaatagattaattttacttctttctttttttgaaattataatttacTTAAATTATCCAAGAGCTTTTTTTGTTGCAGAGAATGAATGAGTGAGGGCGGTAGCTCCTAGAATTTGCCTTCGCTGTTTTGGGAATCCCCTACCTCGTGCTTTGCACGTGACTAAAAATCTTGCTTTTatttatgataaatatatattccATAAATCAAATAGGTAAAAGTACTACACATGTAATTGAATTATAGTccgaattatattttaattattctaattttgatATGAGCACAAAGATTTTTCTTTGTTACAAATCCAGCAAAATGattgtttttcttgaaaaataattacattaattcATTTAACCAATGGAACCATATAATTCAgaggagaaaataataaatattcgttGTCGAtggtaaaaaattaatttcattaacACAACAAAGGTTTTAGCTTTGGAATCAATAGAACATCATGACATGTTGATAATTaactttgtcacaactcaagcacgacataCCTGGAGTGATTAcaagcacttaatacgataaggAAATCAACCTTGGATGGTACAAAGCGGCGAGTAAAAATGGACAAAAGAGTCGAacattcaccaaactagagaggatgACAATAAAActatccctaaaatcacttgtaaaactaaggtTACATGCACGGACAAGACTAAAAAACGTGCTACAAGAAtagaaaaaaacttttaaaattgaaaacatattaaacaatggaaaaaaaaacaaaaaaaatataaaacttaagataGCACGAGTCCAATTTGactcgtgaaatcatttattattttgaaatactcTCGAAATAGAAACAGATTAAGAAGCTGATAAAGAGCCACCCACTTTTCAAGAAAAACTACTGGTGGCTAATGAAGTTTTAGTGAACAACAAGCTTTATCATCTGTCTATCACAACTTGTGAATACAAcaaagatacccacaaaataAATCTGCAAATTGAAAAGAGAGAAAACATGTGGAGTGAATgacaagaagaaaaaagaaatggttGGTGGAAGGGAAAAAAAGACGGGCGATGACCAACCCGGAGACTGACACCACCACTAGACAAAACAAAAGATAAGTAACggtttggaaaaaaaaacaagtttttaATTAGCACAACTTTTTAGCActaaaaaatatgttaattttataaaaaaaattaagatagtGATATACTATTAGTTTAAAATATGCTTAAATGTAAAAGTAGTTTTTAAATTATATGGTTTTCTTCACCTAATTATCTAATTTCTTTTGTTAAAATccataaataaattatcaatttcattttattttatctttaaatatgCTATCTATTTATAACAATGTGATAAACTTTTATTGGatgtcaaataattttttaatataaccaaccaaatttgataatttaagaatcaaatttaattttcaaaaaaaaagagagcaaattTAATTCCTCTAAAAAAAACTTAAGTATGAATTTTATAGTTAAGACTTTAAAATATGACATGATACTTTTAAGTGATATATCATGTTCGCACAATTCAtcgttttaattaataagtgttggATGCAGTgacatattgtatttttattgaaatCACACAAATTCAAACTTTAAATACAATATTATTGATAAGGGTAGTCACAAACACTAAATATATACCGTAAAACGGAtatgaattttctttttaaaatccaTTGTTTAACTTATAAACCgtgtatgaaattgaattaagTTAAATATAACTCTATGAATTTAAATGATAAcgagtcaaattatattttaaaccaacatcttaaaaattaattaaacccgtttgataaaaaaataaatttttttatttataaaaataattattttacttgtttttataaaataaatttttatttatataataatatagataaaaaGCGATGAGTTTAAACACGTAAATTTAGTTGCATGTAACGTTAAAAACTAGTTAATTTGAAAGTGTAAATTGAATGAAATCCACTTTGCACTATATCATAAAAACCCGTAGAATACTTTATCATAAAAACCCGTAGAATACTTTTATCATATAGAgtgtgttaaattaattaatgcattatcattagaaataattttaagtaaatttaattgtataattatttgattataTATCATTGTTGCGATTACACATAGGTCCGTTTTTGACGTCTTTAGGACTTTAGGTGAAATAATAAATTggaccctttttaaaaaaaattataaaatataatataattaaagcTGACAAAATTTGAGGCCTTAAGAGTAGTGGCGGAAGTAGAAATTTTTTTGGGGgatggaattaaattgtatatttttacgatagtaaaaatacaattttactattttaatagtctatatctttataatttttaaaggattgaatcaaatttttattatgttggggccaaagtttaattttatcattactaatttaaaattttattaattataaatagtttaaacggaaaattttctattttagggggtcGGGGCCCTCGCCACTGCTTAAGAAATGAAGTATTAATGGTGAAAAATTAAAAgtcttaaaaatttaattacttaattttagtttaaaatttttttccacattataaattagaaaaaataatttttttgaacccCTGGGCGTTAGGCACTCCAAGATCGGATCGGGCTGATTATTCCAtgcataattaatttataaatatagatattaATTTAGTTAGATAAGAACTAAAATATcactattttataaaataaattgtatttttatttttaataaaaaataaaaatacttttataataaaatctatttttataaatctatttgttATATTTCaggtaaatataaattatttgggAGAAAATGAGTAGTGATGTCGAATAACATAGGTTTAAATGGAGAGAtagggaaaaaaaaagggaaagaaacggAGGAACCAAACACAAGTGGCGGGATTCTTGCATGCAAATGTTATTTATTTCTCAGGTTGAGCGGCGACCCGATACCctcgctctctctctctctcacgaCATAGCGAAGACGACAATAACCCCTCTGTCCTCAATGTCTCTTTCTCTTTTCCACCATCATTTTCTTGTTCACTTCTCTCACCTATCAATGAATGCCAATTACCTTTCACATTAATCAATTATATACCTTTCAAACTTTTTGGTTTCATGAATATCAAATTTTTTCTTCCTGTAATTGTCttctttaaaactttttttttttttttttgctttgggttttcttttctatgtttccaTACCATGGTGACCACTTTGTTTGCTCATTGCATGCAgaggaattttatttttaatcatggGATGTGGATTCTAAATCAGCTGCTACATTTTTGAGGGTTTCAATAGACTTAACTTCGGGTTGGTTTATTGatgttgaaagaattttttttgtctctattatgatattttgttattGAAATTGCTCTCTTTTTGGGACTAATTCCTTCATAATTGAGCGCTTTTGCTTAGTATTTAAGGGAAACGAGGTTAACTTGTATGTGATTCCAGTAATCCCATTCCATTGATTGGTTTGTCATTATTAATGCTAGCTTGTAACCTGCTGCAATGCAAACTGTTTTACTTCATCATTGCTATGGATTTGCATTGGATTTTATGCTCTTTTGAGGAGATTGAAAACCTTTTTCAATGTGTGGTTTTGTGACATTGTTAGGAAAGGTGTAAACTATAATGGAGAAGAAGAAGTATCCAATTGGGCCGGAGCATTATACATTGTACGAGGAGGTGGGGCAAGGTGTTAGTGCTTCCGTGTACCGTGCTGTCTGTATACCCTTTAATGAAGTTGTTGCAATCAAAATTCTTGATTTTGAACGTGAAAATTGTGATCTGGTAATCCCTTCTTTCCAATTCTGCAGTTTTTTTTTGTGGGTGTGTGTTTAAGGTTGTCGTTTTGTTATCTGGTTGGGGTTATATGTTATGTCAAATTGGATGAAACATTATCTCTTTAGCTACACTAGGATGAACTACTTTGAAGAACTTAGAAAGTACGCCTTTGCCTTGCTTTTTTGTGATTATTGAAGAATGATACTAGATTTCTGTAGATGCTGCATATATTCTATTGGAGATCTATCAACACTTGTTGCTTTGGCATTTTTCTCTAATCCACTTTCTCAGAATAACATTTGTCGTGAGGCGCAAACAATGGTCTTAGTTGATCATCCAAATGTTCTTAAATCACACTGCTCCTTTGTCAATGATCATAACCTATGGGTTGTCATGCCATACATGTCCGGGGGATCTTGTCTTCATATACTGAAGGCTGCATATCCTGATGGTTTTGAGGAGGTAGTTATAGCCACAATACTTCGTGAAGTGTTGAAAGGTTTAGAGTATCTTCACCATCACGGGCACATACATCGGGATGTTAAAGTAAGTACTTGGTCTTCATTCGCATAATTTGAGTTCAATACGCTTAATCCTTGGTTTTTAAAACCAAGCTCTTAATGGTTGGGTTACAGTTTTAGCTTACAAGTTAAAGAGTTACATACATTCTCAAACTCAGTAAGTGAATATATTATTTTTGCTCAGAAAAAGGCAATTCTTATTTCTACAGTATTTATTTGAGTCGGTTATTTAGTATTGCAATGGGAACCATTTGATTAGCATGATTACCAGATTGTGAACTCCGTTAATTTCATAATATCTAAAGCAGTTTTTTCTCGTGTGTGAATGAAACACTTTGGTTCTTAGCTCCTCAATGGTCTTTTCCAATAGGCTGGGAATATTCTCATTGATTCACGCGGTGCAATCAAGCTGGGAGACTTTGGTGTTTCGGCTTGCATTTTTGATTCGGGTGATAGGCAACGCATGAGGAATACATTTGTGGGGACACCATGCTGGTATGCTTACACTTCCGCATTTATATCCTTAGATAAGAATCCTGAGTGCCAAATACTTTTGTGGTTAactgttgcggaaaggatcgtttcgagaactccgatatgactacaagtaaattgaccggaacgaaaaataaagtgaacacaaggatttacgtggttcggctttaatgcctacgtccacgggcagaggcgaaaagaaatttcactataacaagatgaagattacaagtgttttacactcaagacacaacccgagaacctcacaactctcaacccctatagaaaacccgaaagctaaaatcctagctttcaaagaacaagctttgctctctcttggtttgggatgatcgaatatggctaatgaacctctctatttataagagagttcaaggacataattgtccaaaactttggcaaagatttgtggttgaaaatggacaccaacaaccatccactaatccactaccaccaacaacccactaccaacaacaacaatccactaccaattttaagccatttcttaacaaatctccaccttggcttgaaatttaccaagctgaacatcatagtgaattcctcgaactggatcacctcttccaaacgcctctctggcgctaatcaatcccgaatacctatcaagtccaagcaatgcttgaacttatatgcagggatcaccttagttaacatatctgcaggattcttctcggtagcaaccttgctgataacaatgtcaccttgcgtaacatgttcccgaacaaaatgatatctgacatcaatgtgtttggtccgttcatgaaacatctgatttttagtcagatgtatggcactctggctatcgcaaaatacaacagtgaaatcctgttgtaaacccaaactgcttactagacctttcatccacaatgcttctttcactgcttctgctaacgccatatattccgcctcagtcgtagataaggctacagtagactgtaacacagctttccaactaatggctcctccagaataagtgaaaacataacccgtcagagatcttcttttgtccagatctccagcataatcagagtccacatagcccgtgacactgctagtgcagtcactctgatcatataccaagcataaatctgcagaacctctcaagtacctgagaatccatttcacggcctgccagtgttccttgccaggacaactcatgtatctgctgaccacactaactgcatgtgaaatgtctggacgagtgcaaaccattgcatacatcacgcttccaactgcactcgagtatggaatgtgagacatttgctgcttttcttcatcagattgtggtgacaactctgcagagagtttgaaatgtggtgccaacggagtactcacagttttcgctttatccatgccgaagcgttgaagaaccttttcaatgtagttcttctgcgacacacgaagcttgcccgccttgcgatctctgtgaatatccatgcccaaaattttcttggcagcacccagatccttcatctcgaactcaccactcaactgcgactttaacttgttgatttccgacatgtttttggaagcaattaacatgtcatcaacatacagcaacaaataaatgtgcgaaccatctgagagcttccgatgatagacacaagcatcatagtcacatcttgtgtaaccatgctgaatcatgaagctatcaaaccgcttgtaccactgccttggggattgtttcaatccatataaaaacttctttaatagacagacatggtcttctttaccaggaactgtaaaaccctctggttgacgcatgtagattgtttcctcgagctcaccatgcaagaacgccgtttttacgtcaagctgctcaagttctagatcagacttggccaccatggcaagtaatacacgaatggaagaatgctttacgactggggagaaaacttcattgtagtcaatcccctctttctgagtgaagcctttagcaaccaatcgtgccttgaatctagttgcttcaacccctaggatgccttcctttttcttgaagacccatttgcaaccaactatcttctggttacttggcggcttaaccaactcccaagtatggttcttgtgaagagattctatctcctcactcatagcaattgcccactgtgccgactcatcacacgtgacagcctcattataactggaaggttctataccaatggactccgccacactgagcgcgaaagacaccagattagcgtaacgcggatttggtttgatttgtctcttcgttcttccagtggcaatgctatatggtttttcttgaggtgactcatcttcatcggaatcttgcacctcaacttgatcatcctggactgaagtaccttccgtaggaattggagcgtccacctgacactccacctgcttctcaacaccgtgatctcccattctatctgactcctccttttcccgggaatttgtggtggatcgaagcatggatgactcatcaaaagtcacatctctgctgatgatgaacttggacgaaaccggatcaggacaccacaacctgtatcctttcaccccttggccgtatccaagaaatatgcatttcttcgccctcggtttgagttttccctcatttacatgagcatacgcagggcagccaaacactcttaaaccagagtaatcagcaggagaaccagaccatacttcctcaggagtcttcagctcaatagctgttgacggagatctgttaaccaaataacaagcagtattaacagcttcagcccaaaattcttcaccgagcccagcatttgatcgcatgcaacgagctcgctccaagagagttctattcatgcgttctgcaactccattttgttgtggtgttcgacgaacagtgcggtgtctcactattccttcatttttgcagaactcattgaattcacctgagcaaaactccaagccattatccgtccggaatcgcttgatcttctttcctgtttgattttcgatcaaagctttaaattgcttgaagttgatgagaacctcatacttgctcttcagaaaatacacccaaacctttctcgagtaatcatcgataaaggtaagcagatatctgtaaccacctttagaaattgtcggagaaggcccccaaaggtcagaatggaagtaatccactgtgccttttgtcttgtgaatcccagtgctgaactttacccgagtctgcttaccgaagacgcagtgctcacagaaattcaactttcctg
Coding sequences within it:
- the LOC107913821 gene encoding ubiquitin receptor RAD23b isoform X1; this translates as MKLIVKTLKGSHFEIRVQPNDTVMAVKKNIEDIQGKDNYPCGQQLLIHNGKVLKDETTLAENKVSEDGFLVVMLSKSKSLGSTGASSAQPASSTPSTTVPASAPSSNSTPATGAPAQASQQTDTYSQAASNLVAGNNLEQTIQQLMDMGGGNWDKETVTRALRAAYNNPERAVDYLYSGIPESAEVAVPVARFSTSQTTETGAAPAAPVSGAPNSSPLNMFPQETLSGAAAGGDGSLDFLRNNQQFQALRTMVQSNPQILQPMLQELGKQNPQLLRLIQEHHAEFLQLINEPLEGSEGDIFDQAEQEMPHAINVTPAEQEAIERLEAMGFDRALVIEAFLACDRNEELAANYLLENGGDFED
- the LOC107913821 gene encoding ubiquitin receptor RAD23b isoform X2 — translated: MKLIVKTLKGSHFEIRVQPNDTVMAVKKNIEDIQGKDNYPCGQQLLIHNGKVLKDETTLAENKVSEDGFLVVMLSKSKSLGSTGASSAQPASSTPSTTVPASAPSSNSTPATGAPAQASQQTDTYSQAASNLVAGNNLEQTIQQLMDMGGGNWDKETVTRALRAAYNNPERAVDYLYSGIPESAEVAVPVARFSTSQTTETGAAPAAPVSGAPNSSPLNMFPQETLSGAAAGGDGSLDFLRNNQQFQALRTMVQSNPQILQPMLQELGKQNPQLLRLIQEHHAEFLQLINEPLEGSEGDIFDQAEQEMPHAINVTPAEQEAIERYFVFCL